One part of the Pyruvatibacter sp. genome encodes these proteins:
- a CDS encoding alpha/beta hydrolase translates to MTYEERPRHAHKGKQDGPPENAPLEEPLVEIKDPPLWFTRALAAPHESRHVMVGGIAIHYLLWGAPKPDEAPKPGIVFVHGNGAHAQWFAHIAPYLTDRFQVASMDLGGMGESAWRPDRYTRDSYAEEIISVVRDANMAPGYIVGHSFGGFVSLIAASTYGDELGGFIQVDFGVRPPGEHEEWFKDNPPPRPTRIYPDYETALGRFRLAPDQPLANRFIFDFIAKESLREATPEPDHLGRTADGTGWTWKFDPKIFYGLVLGDDLNERFADMTCRKAAVMGGLSWNGQAEVMDYHKKIGGPTTPVFAIPEARHHVMLDQPHAFTMAIQGLVTAWEAERLG, encoded by the coding sequence ATGACCTATGAAGAACGCCCCCGGCACGCCCACAAGGGCAAACAGGACGGCCCACCCGAAAACGCGCCGCTGGAAGAACCACTGGTGGAAATCAAAGACCCGCCGCTGTGGTTCACCCGCGCGCTGGCCGCCCCCCATGAGAGCCGTCACGTAATGGTGGGTGGCATCGCCATTCACTATCTGCTGTGGGGTGCCCCCAAGCCGGATGAAGCCCCCAAGCCCGGCATTGTGTTTGTGCATGGCAACGGCGCGCACGCCCAGTGGTTTGCGCACATCGCGCCCTACCTGACCGACAGGTTTCAGGTCGCCTCGATGGATTTGGGCGGCATGGGCGAAAGCGCCTGGCGGCCAGACCGCTACACCCGCGACAGCTATGCCGAAGAAATCATCTCGGTGGTGCGCGATGCCAACATGGCACCGGGGTACATTGTCGGTCATTCATTCGGCGGCTTTGTATCGCTGATTGCCGCTTCCACCTATGGCGACGAACTGGGCGGGTTCATTCAGGTGGATTTCGGCGTCCGCCCGCCCGGCGAACACGAAGAATGGTTCAAGGACAATCCGCCGCCACGCCCGACGCGCATCTACCCGGACTATGAAACAGCCTTGGGACGGTTTCGCCTCGCCCCGGACCAGCCGCTGGCCAACCGCTTTATTTTTGATTTCATTGCCAAAGAAAGCCTGCGCGAAGCCACGCCGGAGCCGGATCATCTGGGACGCACCGCTGACGGCACCGGCTGGACATGGAAGTTCGACCCGAAAATCTTTTACGGGCTTGTGCTGGGCGATGACCTGAATGAGCGCTTTGCCGACATGACCTGCCGCAAGGCGGCCGTGATGGGCGGCTTGTCGTGGAACGGTCAGGCGGAAGTCATGGACTACCACAAAAAAATCGGCGGCCCGACAACCCCCGTATTCGCCATTCCCGAAGCCCGCCACCATGTGATGCTCGACCAGCCCCACGCCTTCACCATGGCCATTCAGGGCCTGGTTACGGCCTGGGAAGCGGAGCGGCTCGGCTAA
- a CDS encoding MFS transporter produces the protein MSPDDDRPTGQLGPSLTPVPPPRKVRNDAAIAQTTPEERKRAFGILFFCLLCLGMGQSLFFAVLPPVARDLGLTEVQVGAIFSLSALLWVVTSPFWGRTSDVWGRKSIMLIGLCGFGTSTIGFAVFIWMGMEGMIGLSLLFPLLVGVRAIFGAFGSGTMPASQAYVADRTTRAERASGVATIGAAFGMGTVIGPGVAAALIVFGLLAPFFVVGTLAFLSALAIWILLPERTRPRERQDKKHRLKMLDKRVWPFLTVGVLMAMGQSIVVQVSAFYFQDTLKLSVADAAQLVGIGMMAMAMSTLFAQLVLIQRMNLSVQTMLRGGTVIMIIAFGLMIAGGNYATLVMALVASGLGFGLLRPGLSAAASLTVEPDEQGSIAGFIGSTAAIGHVLNPFIALPLYQIMPQAPFILAACLMVVMGIFIMLHPLVSTVKAGYEDEDDHDGDIVPKG, from the coding sequence ATGTCTCCCGATGACGACCGCCCGACTGGCCAGCTTGGCCCGTCCCTGACGCCTGTCCCGCCTCCCCGCAAGGTCAGGAACGACGCTGCCATTGCGCAGACAACGCCGGAAGAACGCAAACGCGCGTTCGGCATTCTGTTTTTCTGCCTGCTGTGTCTGGGTATGGGGCAGTCGTTGTTTTTTGCCGTGCTGCCGCCGGTGGCGCGTGATCTGGGCCTGACCGAAGTGCAGGTGGGCGCGATCTTCTCTTTGTCTGCGCTGTTGTGGGTGGTCACCAGCCCTTTTTGGGGACGCACCAGTGATGTGTGGGGGCGCAAGTCCATCATGCTCATCGGGCTGTGTGGCTTTGGCACCTCTACCATCGGCTTTGCTGTGTTTATCTGGATGGGCATGGAGGGGATGATCGGGCTGTCGCTGCTGTTTCCGCTGCTGGTGGGCGTGCGGGCGATCTTCGGCGCTTTCGGCTCCGGCACCATGCCCGCCAGTCAGGCCTATGTGGCCGACCGCACGACACGCGCCGAACGCGCCTCCGGCGTTGCCACCATTGGTGCAGCGTTTGGCATGGGCACGGTAATCGGCCCCGGCGTTGCGGCGGCGCTGATTGTGTTCGGGCTGCTGGCACCGTTTTTTGTGGTCGGCACGCTGGCGTTTTTAAGCGCGCTGGCGATCTGGATTTTGCTGCCGGAGCGCACCCGCCCCCGCGAGCGACAGGACAAGAAACACCGGCTCAAAATGCTGGACAAGCGTGTGTGGCCGTTCTTGACGGTGGGCGTGTTGATGGCGATGGGGCAATCCATCGTGGTGCAGGTGTCAGCGTTTTATTTTCAGGACACGCTCAAGCTCAGCGTGGCGGATGCAGCCCAGCTTGTAGGCATCGGCATGATGGCGATGGCCATGTCCACGCTGTTTGCACAACTCGTGCTGATCCAGCGTATGAACCTCTCGGTACAAACCATGCTGCGGGGCGGCACGGTCATCATGATTATTGCGTTCGGGCTGATGATTGCCGGCGGCAATTACGCAACGCTTGTGATGGCACTGGTGGCGTCGGGGCTGGGCTTCGGGCTGTTGCGTCCCGGCCTGTCGGCAGCCGCATCGCTTACCGTAGAGCCGGACGAGCAGGGATCTATCGCGGGCTTCATTGGCTCAACCGCCGCTATCGGCCATGTGCTGAACCCGTTCATCGCGTTGCCGCTGTATCAGATCATGCCGCAGGCACCGTTCATTCTTGCTGCCTGTCTGATGGTGGTCATGGGCATCTTCATCATGCTCCACCCGCTCGTCTCAACAGTGAAGGCGGGCTACGAGGACGAGGACGACCATGACGGCGACATTGTGCCGAAGGGCTAA
- a CDS encoding HAD family phosphatase codes for MSGQRAPTKVVFDLGGVLIDWDPRRIFQQYFATRGVMEEFMTQVFWRVHHECHDTNAPFAETIAPHKQAYPEYAAAFDAMAQHWQQALIGPIPETVAVLNDLAARGVTLYALTNWPAQTWPPTHPNPDDYGFLAHFKDIVVSGQVQLRKPDDAIYALAMQQFGLAPGEAVFIDDLAVNADAATRAGMVGHQFLSAAHLRSRLVGLGLL; via the coding sequence ATGTCCGGCCAGCGCGCTCCCACAAAAGTTGTTTTTGATCTCGGTGGCGTTCTGATCGACTGGGATCCCCGGCGGATTTTTCAGCAGTATTTTGCCACCCGTGGCGTCATGGAGGAGTTCATGACGCAGGTGTTCTGGCGTGTGCATCATGAGTGCCACGACACGAATGCGCCGTTTGCTGAAACAATTGCGCCTCACAAGCAGGCCTACCCGGAATATGCCGCCGCGTTTGATGCCATGGCACAGCACTGGCAGCAGGCGCTGATCGGGCCCATTCCTGAGACGGTTGCTGTGCTGAACGATCTGGCCGCACGCGGTGTAACCTTGTATGCGCTGACCAACTGGCCGGCGCAGACATGGCCTCCAACGCATCCAAATCCGGACGACTACGGGTTTCTGGCGCATTTCAAAGACATTGTGGTGTCGGGTCAGGTGCAACTGCGCAAGCCGGATGACGCTATTTATGCGCTCGCCATGCAACAGTTCGGGCTGGCCCCGGGCGAGGCTGTGTTCATTGATGATCTGGCGGTGAACGCTGATGCCGCCACCCGCGCTGGCATGGTGGGGCATCAGTTTCTGTCGGCTGCGCACCTGCGCTCCCGCCTGGTAGGCTTGGGACTGCTATAG
- the ykgO gene encoding type B 50S ribosomal protein L36, with protein sequence MKVRNSLKSLAKRDKNCRIVRRKGRLYVINKVNPRFKARQG encoded by the coding sequence ATGAAAGTCCGTAATTCGCTCAAGTCGCTGGCAAAGCGCGACAAAAACTGCCGTATCGTGCGCCGCAAGGGCCGCCTTTATGTCATCAACAAGGTCAACCCGCGCTTCAAGGCGCGCCAGGGCTGA
- a CDS encoding saccharopine dehydrogenase NADP-binding domain-containing protein: protein MSGTFMIYGATGYTGKLTARMAAQKGLKPILAGRSAAKLQAVAEPLGLEWAALSLDRPKALDKALADVDAVLHIAGPFSATSKPMLDACLRTKTHYLDITGEIDVFEACAARDAEARKAGIMVLPGVGFDVVPSDCLAAHMKRRMPEAQRLEMGIAGMSNLSHGTAKTMVESISTGTRVRRGGAIVALSKPPRRTMDFGSGESKAIGVGWGDVSTAYHSTGIPDITVYFEASKDMERMAGLGSAARWIMGTGPVQRFLKKQVERLPEGPTDEQRASSHAILIGEATDGAGNVVRTRLDTPEGYTLTAHSGLAIALRAANGDFEAGFQTPSNAYGADLILDFDGVTRADLNA, encoded by the coding sequence ATGTCCGGCACATTCATGATCTATGGCGCAACCGGATATACCGGCAAGCTCACCGCGCGCATGGCGGCGCAAAAAGGTCTCAAGCCTATTCTCGCCGGGCGCAGTGCCGCGAAGCTGCAGGCGGTGGCCGAGCCGCTGGGTCTGGAATGGGCGGCGCTGTCGCTTGACCGGCCCAAGGCACTGGACAAGGCGCTGGCGGATGTGGACGCCGTGCTGCACATCGCCGGGCCGTTTTCGGCAACGTCCAAACCGATGCTGGATGCCTGCCTGCGCACCAAAACCCACTATCTGGACATCACCGGCGAAATTGATGTGTTTGAAGCCTGTGCCGCCCGCGACGCCGAGGCGCGCAAGGCGGGCATCATGGTGCTGCCGGGCGTAGGCTTTGATGTTGTGCCCAGCGACTGTCTGGCAGCGCACATGAAGCGGCGGATGCCCGAAGCACAACGCCTTGAGATGGGCATTGCGGGGATGAGCAATCTGTCGCACGGCACAGCCAAGACCATGGTGGAAAGCATTTCCACCGGCACCCGTGTGCGGCGCGGCGGCGCCATTGTGGCGCTGTCCAAGCCGCCGCGGCGGACGATGGATTTTGGTTCTGGTGAGAGCAAAGCCATCGGCGTTGGCTGGGGCGATGTATCCACCGCCTATCACTCAACCGGCATTCCCGACATCACGGTCTATTTTGAGGCCAGCAAGGATATGGAGCGGATGGCCGGGCTTGGCTCGGCGGCACGCTGGATCATGGGCACGGGGCCGGTTCAGCGATTCCTGAAAAAGCAGGTTGAACGGCTGCCGGAAGGGCCGACAGACGAGCAGCGCGCATCCTCCCACGCCATCCTGATTGGGGAAGCCACCGATGGCGCGGGCAACGTTGTGCGCACGCGGCTGGATACGCCGGAAGGCTATACGCTGACCGCGCATTCCGGGCTGGCGATTGCGCTGCGGGCGGCAAACGGTGATTTTGAGGCCGGGTTCCAGACGCCCTCCAACGCCTATGGCGCAGACCTGATCTTGGATTTCGATGGCGTCACTCGCGCGGATTTGAATGCCTGA